One Nicotiana sylvestris chromosome 12, ASM39365v2, whole genome shotgun sequence genomic window carries:
- the LOC138882958 gene encoding uncharacterized protein has translation MAPYEALYGKRYRSPIGWFEPGEARLLGIDLVQDVMDKVKIIQDRLRTAQSRQKSYADHKVCDAAFMVRERVLIRVSPMRGVMRFGKKGKQSPRFVGPFEILDRLGEVAYRLAFPLSISVVHPVFHVSMLRKYHGDPSHVLDFSTVQLDKDLTYEEEPIAILDWQIR, from the coding sequence atggctccctatgaggcattatatggtaagCGGTATCGGtcgccgattggatggtttgagccgggagaggctcgattgttgggtatagatctagtacaggatgtcatggataaggttaagatcattcaggataggcttcgtacagctcagtccaggcaaaagagttacgcCGACCATAAGGTTTGCGATGCAGCATTCATGGTCAGAGAGCGAGTGTTgattcgggtgtcgcccatgaggggcgtgatgagatttgggaaaaagggcaaGCAAAGCCCTAGGTTcgttggtccttttgagattcttgatcgattgggagaggtggcttacagacttgcatttccGCTGAGTATATCAGttgtgcacccagtgtttcatgtgtccatgcttcggaagtatcacggcgatccatcccatgtgttagacttcagcaccgtccagttggacaaggacttgacctatgaagaggagccgatagctattctagactggcaaaTTCGTTAG